A genomic region of Kribbella sp. NBC_00382 contains the following coding sequences:
- a CDS encoding GntR family transcriptional regulator, with the protein MRRTEARDRLLRLIELRNPGEPLPSERSLSESLGVSRPTLRAALEDLARDGLITREHGRGTFTSSRKIHQALEPTADGDFQVPPAEGTPWQSKLISFELELAGARLGQRMEISPGDQLVSVVRLRLVDGAPMCIERIRIPAAFVPGITGRDFEIGSLYGLMRSRYGVAAREAVQTTEPTVTDAQEAELLTVPLHSPALLFERVTRNADRAVIEYTRSIYRGDRYRITTRLTFPN; encoded by the coding sequence ATGAGGAGGACCGAAGCACGGGACCGCCTGCTCCGGTTGATCGAGCTTCGCAACCCGGGTGAGCCGCTGCCTTCCGAGCGCAGTCTGAGCGAGTCGCTCGGAGTGTCCCGCCCGACCCTGCGCGCGGCGCTGGAAGACCTTGCCCGGGACGGGCTGATCACTCGCGAGCACGGCCGCGGCACGTTCACCAGCTCGCGCAAGATCCATCAGGCGCTGGAGCCGACCGCCGACGGCGACTTCCAGGTGCCGCCGGCCGAGGGCACCCCGTGGCAGAGCAAGCTGATCAGCTTCGAGCTGGAGCTTGCCGGTGCCCGGCTCGGCCAGCGGATGGAGATCTCGCCGGGCGATCAGTTGGTCTCGGTGGTCCGGCTGCGGCTGGTCGACGGCGCACCGATGTGCATCGAGCGGATCCGGATCCCGGCCGCTTTCGTGCCCGGCATCACCGGCCGGGACTTCGAGATCGGCTCGCTGTACGGCCTGATGCGATCCCGGTACGGCGTGGCCGCGCGCGAAGCCGTCCAGACCACCGAGCCGACAGTGACCGACGCGCAGGAGGCGGAGCTGCTCACCGTCCCGCTGCACTCACCTGCACTGCTCTTCGAGCGCGTCACCCGCAACGCGGACCGCGCCGTGATCGAGTACACCCGCTCCATTTACCGAGGAGACCGGTACCGGATCACGACGCGGTTGACCTTCCCGAACTGA
- a CDS encoding carbohydrate ABC transporter permease, which yields MRTRLSRKITLNVVALGVLLFSIFPVYWMVLTAFKPTKEIQAETPSFFPTHVTFTHFSTAVHADGFWTFWRNSGMVAISAVLLSLVVACGAAYAVGRMKWKGRQGFILMVFIAQMTPWEALLIPMYVIARDTDMLDKLPILTLIYFMMTLPFTIVTLRGFLKGIPVELEEAARVDGCNQFEAFRRIVFPLLAPGLLSTSLFGFITAWNEFAFANLLIIKNQDQRTLPVWLSSFSNTFGTDWGATMAAATLFMLPVLLIFLVLQGRVTTGVAAGAVKG from the coding sequence GTGAGAACCCGCCTCAGCCGCAAGATCACCCTGAACGTGGTGGCCCTCGGCGTCCTGCTGTTCTCGATCTTCCCGGTCTACTGGATGGTGCTGACCGCCTTCAAGCCGACCAAGGAGATCCAGGCCGAGACGCCGTCGTTCTTCCCGACCCACGTCACCTTCACGCACTTCAGCACCGCGGTGCACGCGGACGGCTTCTGGACCTTCTGGCGCAACAGCGGGATGGTCGCGATCAGCGCCGTACTGCTTTCGCTGGTGGTCGCCTGCGGCGCGGCGTACGCCGTCGGCCGGATGAAGTGGAAGGGCCGGCAGGGCTTCATCCTGATGGTGTTCATCGCCCAGATGACACCGTGGGAGGCGCTGCTGATCCCGATGTACGTGATCGCCCGCGACACCGACATGTTGGACAAGCTGCCGATCCTGACGCTGATCTACTTCATGATGACGCTGCCGTTCACGATCGTGACGCTGCGCGGATTCCTGAAGGGCATCCCCGTCGAGCTCGAGGAAGCCGCCCGGGTGGACGGCTGCAACCAGTTCGAGGCGTTCCGGCGGATCGTCTTCCCGCTGCTCGCGCCCGGCCTGCTGTCGACGTCGCTGTTCGGCTTCATCACCGCGTGGAACGAGTTCGCCTTCGCGAACCTGCTGATCATCAAGAACCAGGACCAGCGCACGCTGCCGGTCTGGCTCTCGTCGTTCAGCAACACGTTCGGTACCGACTGGGGCGCGACGATGGCCGCCGCGACCCTGTTCATGCTGCCCGTCCTGCTGATCTTCCTGGTCCTGCAGGGCCGCGTCACCACCGGCGTCGCCGCGGGTGCCGTGAAGGGCTGA
- a CDS encoding carbohydrate ABC transporter permease, whose protein sequence is MAVAEVETTAAPAPEPGSPVSVRRGRPLWERLLPYLLVAPTVVGTAYLLVYPLVRNLLISFQKFGIAQLIRGGAEFVGFDNYSKILNDGKFWGVVGRTFVFTAINVGLIMVLATLVALLIGALGKWMRFAVMGGLVVAWAIPVIAATTVFQWLFQSQLGVVNWVLVALGFEQFDGKAWFADGNSTFAIVVLLIVWQSVPFAALTLYAAMTSVPKELHEAAQIDGAGSVKTFWLITFPILRPMFGLILCLEVIWVFKCFVQIWAISQGGPGDALLTLPVYAYQIATVLNRYDLGAAISMVTVLILAVVLLAYFRQMFKEEGEL, encoded by the coding sequence ATGGCTGTGGCAGAAGTAGAGACCACAGCAGCCCCCGCCCCCGAGCCCGGTTCGCCGGTCTCGGTCCGGCGGGGGCGACCCCTGTGGGAACGCCTCCTCCCCTACCTGCTGGTCGCGCCGACCGTCGTCGGTACGGCGTACCTGCTGGTGTATCCGCTGGTCCGCAACCTGCTGATCTCGTTCCAGAAGTTCGGCATCGCCCAGCTGATCCGCGGTGGCGCCGAGTTCGTCGGGTTCGACAACTACTCGAAGATCCTGAACGACGGGAAGTTCTGGGGCGTCGTCGGCCGGACCTTCGTGTTCACGGCGATCAACGTCGGCCTGATCATGGTGCTGGCCACCCTGGTCGCGCTGCTGATCGGTGCCCTGGGCAAATGGATGCGGTTCGCCGTGATGGGTGGCCTGGTGGTCGCCTGGGCGATCCCGGTGATCGCCGCGACGACCGTGTTCCAGTGGCTGTTCCAGTCCCAGCTCGGGGTCGTCAACTGGGTGCTGGTCGCGCTCGGGTTCGAGCAGTTCGACGGCAAGGCCTGGTTCGCGGACGGCAACTCGACGTTCGCGATCGTGGTGCTGCTGATCGTCTGGCAGTCGGTGCCGTTCGCGGCGCTGACCCTGTACGCCGCGATGACGTCGGTACCGAAGGAACTGCACGAGGCGGCCCAGATCGACGGGGCCGGCTCGGTGAAGACGTTCTGGCTGATCACCTTCCCGATCCTGCGGCCGATGTTCGGGCTGATCCTGTGCCTGGAGGTGATCTGGGTGTTCAAGTGCTTCGTCCAGATCTGGGCGATCAGCCAGGGCGGTCCGGGCGACGCGCTCCTGACGCTGCCCGTCTACGCGTACCAGATCGCCACCGTGCTGAACCGGTACGACCTGGGCGCGGCGATCTCGATGGTCACCGTGCTGATCCTGGCCGTGGTGCTGCTGGCCTACTTCCGGCAGATGTTCAAGGAGGAGGGCGAACTGTGA